One genomic segment of Oncorhynchus kisutch isolate 150728-3 linkage group LG15, Okis_V2, whole genome shotgun sequence includes these proteins:
- the LOC109885986 gene encoding protocadherin alpha-8-like produces MGDGGQRRRWEYWCVALRFSLLLCFVEQVSAQIRYSIPEEVKEGSVVGNVAKDLGLDVSTLLERRFRIVSASKDALFQVNQNNGVLYVHKNVDREELCDGNSACLINLKIVVENPLEIHYVGVEVTDVNDNSPSFPEKEQQFDIAEHTSMGTRFQIHAARDPDVGKNSIWAYKVTSNDHFEIDVRQSDEDKIPFLVLKKSLDREQNHNYTLLLTAIDGGIPQRSGTLNVTIVVLDSNDNRPVFSQDTYNVRIQENVGVGTVVIRVNATDADEGSNSEVEFSLGKTLRRKVYDMFEVDRLTGDIRVKGEMDFEDTEVYKLDVQASDKGQPPLTVECRVIIKIIDINDNEPDIEVTSLSNFISEDSKPGTVISLISVSDKDSGINGKVLCSLLGDVPFELKPSFQDNMYSLVTKQRLDRELVSHYDITITATDCGQPPLSTFKILNVQISDVNDNSPEFSQNPIELYLLENNAPGGFIFSETATDKDLNENAAISYHVVRGEGTQNDMTSFLNINSDNGHISALKSFDFETLKTFKFQVVATDSGTPSLSSNVTINVFILDQNDNAPLILYPVSANGSAEGMEEIPRNVNAGHLVTKVRAYDADIGYNGWLLFSLQEVTDHSLFALDRYTGQIRTLRSFTETDEAEHKLVILVKDNGNVSLSATATVIINVVEPKEAFAASDVKSAVKDEEENSVTFYLIITLMSVSALFIISIIVLIVMQCSKAPDDSSKYLQDVNYDGTLCHSIQYRSGDKRYMLVGPRMSIGSTIVPVSNGNTLVIPDHRRSASGEVSYVHA; encoded by the coding sequence ATGGGAGACGGAGGACAAAGGCGCAGATGGGAATACTGGTGTGTTGCTCTGCGTTTCTCTTTGCTGCTGTGCTTCGTGGAGCAGGTTTCGGCTCAGATAAGGTACTCTATTCCAGAGGAGGTGAAAGAGGGATCCGTTGTTGGAAATGTTGCTAAGGATTTGGGTCTTGACGTCAGTACTTTGTTGGAGAGGCGGTTTCGTATCGTTTCTGCATCTAAGGACGCTCTTTTCCAGGTTAATCAGAACAATGGCGTCTTGTATGTTCATAAGAATGTCGACAGAGAGGAGCTCTGTGATGGCAACAGCGCTTGTTTAATAAACCTGAAAATCGTTGTTGAAAACCCTTTAGAAATCCATTATGTAGGTGTAGAAGTAACTGATGTGAATGACAATTCTCCCAGTTTTCCAGAGAAGGAGCAGCAATTTGATATAGCGGAGCACACCTCTATGGGGACGCGCTTCCAAATACATGCAGCGCGTGACCCTGACGTCGGAAAAAATTCTATTTGGGCTTACAAAGTAACATCAAATGATCATTTTGAAATCGATGTAAGACAAAGCGACGAGGACAAAATACCGTTTTTAGTTTTAAAGAAGTCGCTAGATAGGGAACAAAACCACAACTACACGCTTCTCCTAACAGCGATAGATGGAGGTATTCCTCAAAGATCAGGCACGCTAAATGTTACAATTGTTGTTCTAGATAGTAATGATAACCGTCCCGTCTTTAGTCAGGATACATATAATGTTAGGATACAAGAAAACGTTGGAGTTGGTACAGTTGTTATTAGAGTAAATGCAACTGATGCAGATGAAGGAAGTAATAGTGAGGTTGAGTTCAGCCTGGGTAAAACCTTAAGGAGAAAAGTCTATGATATGTTTGAAGTGGATAGGCTAACTGGAGACATTAGAGTTAAAGGTGAGATGGACTTCGAGGACACAGAGGTGTATAAACTAGATGTTCAGGCCTCGGATAAAGGACAACCTCCACTGACTGTGGAATGTAGAGTGATCATAAAGATAATCGATATTAATGACAATGAGCCAGATATAGAGGTGACATCACTGTCTAATTTCATTTCTGAAGATTCCAAACCAGGAACTGTTATTTCTCTCATAAGTGTCAGTGATAAAGACTCCGGTATCAATGGAAAGGTGTTGTGTAGTCTGTTAGGAGATGTACCCTTTGAGTTAAAACCTTCCTTTCAGGATAATATGTACTCTTTAGTGACCAAACAGCGCTTGGATCGTGAACTCGTctcccattatgacatcacaataacagcCACTGACTGTGGTCAGCCTCCTCTGTCCACATTTAAAATTCTGAACGTCCAGATATCAGATGTGAACGATAACAGCCCAGAATTCTCTCAAAACCCTATTGAGCTGTACTTACTGGAAAATAACGCCCCTGGTGGGTTCATATTCTCTGAAACCGCAACTGATAAAGACTTGAATGAAAATGCTGCGATTTCATATCACGTTGTTAGAGGTGAAGGGACACAGAATGATATGACATCTTTCCTGAATATCAATTCTGACAATGGACATATTTCAGCTCTAAAAAGCTTTGACTTTGAAACCCTCAAAACATTCAAATTCCAAGTTGTAGCTACAGACTCTGGAACTCCGTCACTAAGCAGCAACGTCACAATAAACGTGTTCATACTGGATCAGAACGACAACGCTCCTCTGATCTTGTATCCAGTCAGCGCTAACGGTTCCGCTGAAGGTATGGAGGAGATTCCCCGCAATGTGAACGCAGGCCATTTGGTGACTAAAGTGAGAGCCTATGACGCTGATATAGGATATAACGGCTGGTTATTATTTTCATTGCAGGAAGTTACTGACCACAGTCTCTTTGCTTTGGACCGTTATACAGGACAGATAAGGACACTTCGGTCATTCACAGAGACAGACGAGGCTGAGCATAAACTGGTCATACTGGTAAAAGACAATGGGAACGTTTCACTCTCAGCAACAGCTACTGTGATTATCAACGTTGTGGAGCCCAAAGAGGCTTTTGCAGCTTCTGATGTTAAAAGCGCAGTAAAAGACGAGGAGGAGAACAGcgttacattttatttgatcatAACTTTGATGTCAGTTTCAGCACTTTTTATCATCAGTATCATCGTGTTGATTGTAATGCAGTGCTCCAAAGCCCCAGACGATTCCTCCAAGTATTTACAAGATGTGAATTACGACGGGACACTGTGCCACAGTATCCAGTACCGATCCGGAGACAAACGGTACATGTTAGTTGGACCCAGAATGAGTATAGGTTCTACTATAGTCCCGGTCAGCAATGGGAATACTCTAGTGATACCTGACCACAGGAGAAGTGCGTCTGGAGAGGTGAGCTATGTGCATGCATAA
- the LOC116352942 gene encoding protocadherin alpha-3-like, translated as MGDGGQRRRWEYWCVALRFSLLLCFVEQVSAQIRYSIPEEVKEGSVVGNVAKDLGLDVSTLLERRFRIVSGSKDALFQVNQNNGVLYVHKNIDREELCVGNVACVIDLEIIVENPLEVHYVGVEITDINDHTPSFSEKDIHIKIAENKLPGARFELQAARDLDYGINSVRTYKLNQNEHFDLELRDSGEGYKIPFLVLQKALDRELKTKHVLVLTALDGGNPPGTGTLNITVTVLDTNDNQPVCSQDVYSVTLQENANIGRIVVRVNATDTDHGSNGEVEYTLGRNLKRGVYDIFELDSLTGDIRVKGPVDFEDNEVYRLNIEASDKGQPPLTVDCRVIIKITDVNDNKPSIGVTSLSKTVSEVSKPGTVISLISVTDKDSGINGKVLASISEDVPFELKSSYKENVYSVVTKGHLDRELVSHYDITITATDCGQPPLSTFNTLNVQISDVNDNSPEFSQNPIELYLLENNTPGASIFSVSASDKDLNENAAISYHIVRGEGPQNVIASFLNINSDHGHISALKSFDFETFKTFQFQVVATDSGTPSLSSNVTINVFILDQNDNAPVILYPVSANGSAAGVEEIPRNVNAGHLVTKVRAYDADIGYNGWLLFSLQEVTDHSLFALDRYTGQIRTLRSFTETDEAEHKLVILVKDNGNVSLSATATVIINVVEPKEAFAASDVKSAVKDEEENSVTFYLIITLGSVSALFIISIIVLIVTQCSKAPVDSSKYLQDVNYDGTLCHSIQYRSGDKRYMLVGPRMSIGSTIVPGSNGNTLVVPDHRRRASGEVRTVF; from the coding sequence ATGGGAGACGGAGGACAAAGGCGCAGATGGGAGTACTGGTGTGTTGCTCTGCGTTTCTCTTTGCTGCTGTGCTTCGTGGAGCAGGTTTCGGCTCAGATAAGGTACTCTATTCCAGAGGAGGTGAAAGAGGGATCCGTTGTTGGAAATGTTGCTAAGGATTTGGGTCTTGACGTCAGTACTTTGTTGGAGAGGCGGTTTCGTATCGTTTCTGGATCTAAGGACGCTCTTTTCCAGGTTAATCAGAACAATGGCGTCTTGTATGTTCATAAGAATATTGACAGAGAGGAGCTTTGTGTCGGAAATGTTGCATGTGTGATAGATCTAGAGATCATTGTTGAAAACCCGTTAGAAGTCCATTACGTAGGTGTAGAAATAACAGACATAAACGACCATACCCCCAGCTTCTCCGAGAAAGATATACACATCAAAATAGCTGAGAATAAACTGCCAGGGGCTCGTTTTGAACTCCAGGCTGCGCGTGATTTGGACTATGGCATAAATTCAGTACGTACCTATAAATTAAATCAAAACGAGCATTTTGATTTAGAGCTGCGAGATAGCGGGGAAGGTTATAAAATCCCTTTTTTGGTTTTACAGAAAGCCTTAGATAGGGAACTGAAGACCAAACATGTATTAGTATTGACAGCATTGGATGGGGGGAATCCACCTGGAACAGGTACTCTGAACATCACTGTCACAGTCCTTGATACAAATGATAATCAACCTGTATGTAGCCAAGACGTCTACTCAGTGACGTTACAGGAAAATGCTAATATCGGTAGGATTGTAGTAAGGGTTAACGCAACTGATACAGACCATGGATCAAATGGAGAAGTTGAATATACACTTGGTAGGAATTTAAAGCGTGGAGTATATGACATATTTGAACTGGATAGCCTTACTGGAGATATTCGGGTTAAAGGTCCAGTAGATTTCGAGGATAATGAGGTGTACAGGTTAAATATAGAGGCGTCTGATAAAGGCCAACCTCCACTGACTGTTGACTGTCGAGTTATTATAAAGATAACTGATGTAAATGACAACAAACCATCTATTGGTGTTACGTCCCTCTCTAAGACGGTGTCTGAAGTTTCTAAACCAGGAACTGTTATTTCTCTCATCAGTGTGACAGATAAAGATTCCGGTATTAATGGTAAAGTGCTTGCTAGTATATCTGAAGACGTGCCATTTGAGTTAAAGTCATCATATAAAGAAAACGTATATTCTGTCGTCACAAAGGGCCATTTAGACAGAGAACTCGTgtcccattatgacatcactatAACAGCCACTGACTGTGGTCAGCCTCCTCTGTCCACATTCAACACTCTGAACGTCCAGATATCAGATGTGAACGATAACAGCCCAGAATTCTCCCAAAACCCTATTGAGCTGTACTTACTGGAAAATAACACCCCTGGTGCATCCATATTCTCTGTAAGCGCCTCTGATAAAGACTTAAATGAAAATGCAGCAATTTCATATCACATTGTTAGAGGTGAAGGGCCACAAAATGTTATTGCATCTTTCCTGAATATCAATTCTGATCATGGACATATTTCCGCTCTAAAAAGCTTTGACTTTGAAACCTTCAAAACATTCCAATTCCAAGTTGTAGCTACAGACTCTGGAACTCCGTCACTAAGCAGCAACGTCACAATAAACGTGTTCATTCTGGATCAGAACGACAACGCTCCAGTGATCTTGTATCCAGTCAGCGCTAATGGTTCCGCTGCAGGTGTGGAGGAGATTCCCCGCAATGTGAACGCAGGCCATTTGGTGACTAAAGTGAGAGCCTATGACGCTGATATAGGATATAACGGCTGGTTATTATTTTCACTGCAGGAAGTTACTGACCACAGTCTCTTTGCTTTGGACCGCTATACAGGACAGATAAGGACACTTCGGTCATTCACAGAGACAGACGAGGCTGAGCATAAACTGGTCATACTGGTAAAAGACAATGGGAACGTTTCACTCTCAGCAACAGCTACTGTGATTATCAACGTTGTGGAGCCCAAAGAGGCTTTTGCAGCTTCTGATGTTAAAAGCGCAGTAAAAGACGAGGAGGAGAACAGcgttacattttatttgatcatAACTTTGGGGTCAGTTTCAGCACTTTTTATCATCAGTATCATCGTGTTGATTGTAACGCAGTGCTCCAAAGCCCCAGTCGATTCCTCCAAGTATTTACAAGATGTGAATTATGACGGGACACTGTGCCACAGCATCCAGTACCGATCCGGAGACAAACGGTACATGTTAGTTGGACCCAGAATGAGTATAGGTTCTACTATTGTCCCGGGCAGCAATGGGAATACTCTAGTGGTACCTGATCACAGGAGGAGAGCTTCTGGAGAGGTAAGAACTGTCTTTTAG